TGCTGCAGTAATAAAAAATGTGGTTCTGCCGCAACCGGAGAGGAGGCGTCTGTTAAAAAAACGTTGCTGCCCCGGCAGAGGTATCCGGTAAAACGCCACAAAAAATGGCTGAAGCCACACCGGCCTGTTGCAGCACCGGCAGCTGCTGCTCACCGGACAGCCTGAGTCAGCCATCCGAACCGGTTACAGAGCATACCCGCAACGATGAAGTTCAGACGCGTCTGCGCATCATGCAGATGGACTGCCCGACGGAGGAGACGCTCCTCCGAAAAAACTGGCAAAATTACCTGCCATCAGCAATCTTGACTTCAATCTGATGCAGAGGGTGCTCACCGTGACCCATACGCCGCAGGCGCTGGAGCCGGTTCTGCAGGCGGTGCGCTCGCTGGGTTTTGACCCGGAACCGATTGATAAAGCAATGCAGCCTGAAGGCAGCTGCTGTTCAGGCCGTGAGGCGGAAAGCACCGGCGGTTCCTGCTGCGCGCCTGCCCCTGTCACATTTGGTGAGCTGCAGACGCAGCAGGTGACCGCTGACGGGGTGCGTACCAGTATCAGGATCATGCAGATGGACTGCCCGGTAGAGGAGGGCATGATCCGTAAAAAGCTGGACGGCATGTCAGCCGTGAAGGAACTGGATTTCAATCTTATGCAGCGCGTACTGACGGTGGTTCACGCACCGGATGCGCTGGAGCCGGTTCTGGCCGCCATTCGTTCGCTGGGCTTTGAACCTGAACTTCCTGACAGCAATGGCCGGCACGCGGTCACTGAGGGAAAGAAAAACCCTGGTGGCCGCTGGCGCTTGCCGGTGTGGCGGCAATCGCCGCCGAAGCCATGCACTGGACGGGCATGCCGGAATGGCTGGAAGCGGCTCTTGCTCTGGCTGCCGTTGCGGCCTGTGGCGTGTCCACATACAAAAAAGGCTGGATTGCACTGCGCAACGGCAACCTGAATATCAACGCGCTGATGAGTATTGCCGTCACCGGGGCGCTGGCGCTCGGACAGTGGCCGGAAGCCGCCATGGTAATGGTGCTGTTCACGATTGCGGAACTGATTGAAGCGAAGTCTCTTGATCGCGCCCGCAATGCCATCGGCTCTCTGATGAAGCTGACGCCTGAAACGGCCACGGTTCAGCAGCCGGACGGCTCCTGGAAAGAAACTGAGGCCAGGTCTGTATCCATTAACAGCTTGGTCAGGGTAAAACCTGGCGAGCGTATCGCCCTCGACGGCACGGTGATCCGGGGCAGGACCGCCATTAATCAGGCACCCATTACCGGCGAAAGCCTGCCGGTGGATAAAGGGGAAGGCGACCCTGTCTTCGCCGGGACGGTCAACGGCTCCGGTGGCTTTGAGTACCGGGTAACGGCCGCTGCCGGAAATACCACGCTGGCGCGTATCATTCATGCTGTGGCGGAAGCGCAGGGGGCAAAAGCCCCTACGCAGCGCTTTGTTGATCGCTTTGCGCAAATATATACCCCTGTGGTGTTTGCTATTGCTCTCGCAGTTGCCCTTCTCCCGCCGCTGATTGCAGGTGGAAGCTGGCAGGAATGGATTTACAAAGCGCTGGTGATGCTGGTTATCGCCTGCCCCTGTGCGCTGGTCATTTCCACGCCAGTGACCATTGTCAGCGGCCTGACGGCAGCAGCCCGCCGGGGGATATTGATCAAGGGCGGCGTTTATCTTGAAGAAGGCCGAAAGCTGAAGTGGCTGGCGCTCGACAAGACCGGCACACTGACGCACGGTAAGCCGGTACAGACGGATGCGATTATCTATACCGGTGTGTCAGAAGACGAGGGGCGCAGGCTGGCTGTGAGCCTGGCAGGTTACTCCGATCATCCGGTTTCGCAGGCTGTATCGGCGGCATCAGATGGCATTCAGCGTTATGAAGTAGAAAACTTTGAGGCTCTGCCGGGCCGTGGCGTGCGCGGCGTCATCAACGGTCAAACCTACAATCTGGGGAATCTGAGGCTGGCTGAAGAAACGTTGCGTTGCCCGGAAGCGGTCAGGGCTGCACTAACGGAACTGGAGGCCGGGGGTAAAACGGTCATCATGCTCTCTGACACTCATCAGGTGCTTGGGCTGTTTGCGGTGGCTGATACGGTGAAGGAAAGCAGCCGCGAGGCTATAAGGCAGTTGCATAGTCTGGGTGTCAAAACGCTCATGCTGACCGGAGACAATGCGCACACGGCGCTGGCCATTGCCGGTCAGGTTGGTATCGATGAGGCGCGTGGGGATCAACTGCCGGAAGATAAACTGCGTGCCGTGGAAACATTTACGGCGCAGGGCACGACCGGCATGGTGGGCGACGGCATCAATGATGCACCGGCGCTGGCCCGCGCCGATATCGGCTTTGCCATGGGCGCAATGGGCACGGATACCGCCATCGAGACTGCCGATGTGGCCCTCATGGACGATGATTTGCGTAAAATTCCGGCTTTTGTCCGGCTCTCCAGGCAGACGTATAATGTTCTGGTTCAGAATATCGTTATGGCTATTGGGATCAAGGCAGTTTTTCTGGCCCTGACCATTGCCGGTATGGGGACCATGTGGATGGCCGTATTCGCGGATGTGGGTGCAAGCCTGCTTGTTGTGGCAAACGGGCTACGCCTGTTGCGTAAGTAGTCGGTATGGTTCCGTCCTGCCCGTAATCATGCCGCAGTCCAGAGCCCTCGCCACCTGAACAGTTTACAGGGCTCGTTCAGGTGGCCCTGTCTTTTGTTGCGCATCATCTGCTCCTACTGCGTTTTTCCCGCAAAGGGTCAGGCAGGGCTGGCGACGTCAATTTTCTGCTTTCTGGCGCATGAAGTAGCTGTCCCTTGCTTCGTACCGCGGATGACAGCAAAGTCATGCAGCCATATTTCTGCACTCCTGAGCACAATGGTGGCATGCTTCTGCGCATTTTTTACAGTGTTCGTGCTCATGCCGGGCGCACTCATCCCCGCATTTCTGGCAGGCTTCAGCGCAGATCCTGCAGATTTCTGTAGCAAACTCACTGTCAAGCGTCATTAATTTTGCCGCCATCCTGCAGATACTTGCGCACTGCATGTCCTGCCTTATGCATTCACGCATCATCCCGAGCTGAGGCTCCTTCAGGCACGACGCGGCACAGTAATCACAGGTTGCGGCACAGATGTAGCAGGCTTCAATGCAGTTGCGATAATGCTCTGACATATTGTCCTCTCTCACTCGGCTTGTTTGCGAATAAGTGTTAAGCCTGGAACAAAATCATTATTGTCGCAAAGATACCGCTGTATTCAGCACGGCTGGCAGTTTAACAAGGCGGAAAGCAGGAAAGGTGGTAAAAAAGAGCCCGTCGCAGCAAGACGGGCCGGCTTACGTAAGCCTTGAAAGAAGATTTACCGGAAAAAGCATTAATGATGAGGGTAAAACACAACCACATCCCGGATCAGTAACAGAAACGGACAGAAAATACCGGGCGAACCTTCTGTCCGGTGCGACCCGTTATTTTTCCTGCTGCATCATCCTGCGGTGCATATCAATGATGCTCTGATGTGCTGCAGAATTTGCATTATCCATACTCTGGTGCGCCAGGATGGCACGCTCATGATCATTCATCATGGCAGCAGCGTTGTTAGTTACCTGACCGTCCGGCTCTGAAACAGGATGCGGCTGTGCCCATACTGATGAGGCGGAAAACAGGGCCAGAAGAGAAACAAACATTAATTTTTTCATGTCGGCTGTCCTTACGAGTAAAAGTTAAATAATGGCGGGCCGGACGCTCTCCGGCTTCAGTCATTTTTATCGTACAGGAGAAAAATGCTTCCGATCGAAAATGACAGAAATGTAATGTAAAAACAGTAAGTTCCAACATTACACAATTGTAATCATGCCCGTCTTTCAGCTGTGATAGCTTTCCGGTAACAAAAAATAAACTTCCTGAACGGTAAGCACGGCTTGTGCTTGCGGAGCGGAGAGATTTTTCTCCCGGGATACTGTGAATTTTGCCGGAGCTCAGTCATGGAACTTAAAAGTTCACGACGTAATTTTATTAAAGGGATAACCGCCGCCGGTCTCGTGGGCGGCCTGGGGCTGAGAACGTTTGATGCGCTCTCGGCGGTAAGCCTGATGCAGTCCCGCACGCTGACCGGGACCGACTTTGATCTGTTTATCGGCGAAACGCCACTGAATATCACCGGTACGACCCGTTATGCAAAAACCATAAATGCGGGACTTCCGGGGCCGCTGCTGCGCTGGAAAGAAGGCGACACTGTCACGTTAAGGGTAAAAAACCGCCTGTCAGAGCCGACCTCTGTTCACTGGCATGGCATTATCCTGCCGGCAAATATGGATGGCGTACCGGGTCTCAGTTTTCACGGTATCGAACCGGACGACACGTATGTTTACTCCTTTAAAATAAAGCAGAACGGAACTTACTGGTATCACAGCCATTCCGGTCTGCAGGAGCAGGAAGGAGTATACGGTCCGATTATTATCGATGCCGCTGAACCTGAGCCGTTTCAGTGGGACAGCGAGCAGGTTGTGCTGCTGACCGACTGGTCTGATGAAAAAGCCGCAGACATTCTCGCAAAACTGAAAAAGCAGTCAGATTATTACAACTTCGCTAAACCCACCGCTACCGACTTTTTCCGTGATGCGCGGGAGAAAGGCCTCGCGAATACGCTGGCTGACCGGAAAATGTGGGCTGAAATGAAGATGAACCCGACAGATCTGGCCGACGTCAGTGGTTTCACATACACCTACCTGATGAACGGACAGGGACCCGGTAAAAACTGGACCGGTCTGTTCCGTAAAGGCGAGAAAGTACGCCTGCGCTTCATTAACGGCTCGGCCATGTCTTATTTTGACGTTCGTATTCCCGGCCTGAAAATGACGGTCGTGGCTGCAGACGGACAGTATGTCACCCCCGTGTCCGTTGATGAGTTCCGTATCGCCGTTGCCGAAACTTTCGATGTGATCGTAGAGCCGACTGATGATGCTTACACTATTTTTGCTCAGTCTATGGACCGCAGCGGCTATGCACGTGGCACGCTTGCCGTCCGGGAGGGGCTGTCAGCAACGGTTCCGAAACCCGATCCGCGTCCCTGGCTGACCATGGATGATATGGGTATGGGCGGGATGGATCATGGCAGCATGGGCGGGATGGATCACAGTCAGATGCAGGGCATGAACGGCGGCGATATGCTGAGTATGGATGGTTCAGATATACCAGCCCCTCCAGC
This portion of the Candidatus Pantoea bituminis genome encodes:
- a CDS encoding four-helix bundle copper-binding protein, translating into MSEHYRNCIEACYICAATCDYCAASCLKEPQLGMMRECIRQDMQCASICRMAAKLMTLDSEFATEICRICAEACQKCGDECARHEHEHCKKCAEACHHCAQECRNMAA
- a CDS encoding copper resistance system multicopper oxidase, with protein sequence MELKSSRRNFIKGITAAGLVGGLGLRTFDALSAVSLMQSRTLTGTDFDLFIGETPLNITGTTRYAKTINAGLPGPLLRWKEGDTVTLRVKNRLSEPTSVHWHGIILPANMDGVPGLSFHGIEPDDTYVYSFKIKQNGTYWYHSHSGLQEQEGVYGPIIIDAAEPEPFQWDSEQVVLLTDWSDEKAADILAKLKKQSDYYNFAKPTATDFFRDAREKGLANTLADRKMWAEMKMNPTDLADVSGFTYTYLMNGQGPGKNWTGLFRKGEKVRLRFINGSAMSYFDVRIPGLKMTVVAADGQYVTPVSVDEFRIAVAETFDVIVEPTDDAYTIFAQSMDRSGYARGTLAVREGLSATVPKPDPRPWLTMDDMGMGGMDHGSMGGMDHSQMQGMNGGDMLSMDGSDIPAPPADSMAGMDHSAMSGMDHASMAGMSDMQKHPASETNNPLVDMQAMMPAAKLNDPGIGLRNNGRKVLTYADLKSTFEDPDGREPSRTIELHLTGHMEKFAWSFNGIKFSDSEPVTLRYGERVRIVLVNDTMMTHPIHLHGMWSDLEDEDGNFQVRKHTIDMPPGTRRSYRVTADALGRWAYHCHLLFHMETGMFREVRVIE